The genomic window GGCCAGCAGCAGTCGCAGGATCGCCGCGCGCAGCGCCGCGGTGCCGCTGTCGAGCGCCCGGGACTGCTCCAGCCGCAGCGTCAGGAGCAGCGCGGCGGCGTTCACCACGTGCCGGTCGCCCGGCGAGAAGGGCTCCGGCCGCCCGACCGCGAGGAGACCGCGCACCCGGGAGCCGGTGCCCAGCGACTGCAGCAGCACCGTCTCGCCGGGCTGGGTGAGCGCGGCGCCGGCCGGCGGGCGGGCGGTGCGCAGCCGGTCGACGGCGCCGGCCAGGGCGCCCGCCCGCGACCGCGCACCGGCCGGGGCGGCCTCCAGCGGGGTCCCGGCGGCGTCGAGCAGCAGCGCCCAGCCGCCGAGGTGCCGGGCCAGCCGGTCGATGACGGTCCCCGGGGCGCCCGGCCCGACCGCGGCGCGGGTGAGCTCCCGCTGGACGGTCGAGGTCCGGGTCACCGCCGCGTACTCCTCGGCGGCGAGCGCGCTCGAGACCGTCCGCGACAGCGCGATGAACGGCGTCTGCCGGGGCACCTCGAGCACGGCCAGCCCGTGCTCGTCGGCCGCGGCCGGCAGGTCGGGCGGCACCTGCGCGTGGGTCAGCCCGGTGCCCAGGCCCAGCCCCACGACCCCGGCACCGGCCAGCCGGCGCACGTACTCCGCGGCCATCCCGGGGGTCAGCGCCAGGCCGGTGGTGAGCAGCAGTTCGCCGCCCTCCAGGAACGGCGTGGGGTCGGCCAGCTCGCTCACGTGCACCCAGGAGACCGCCCGGTCGACCGGCGCGCTGCGGGTGTGCAGGGTCAGCTCCAGCGACGCGGTCCCCAGCAGGGTCGCGACGGTCACCGGCACGGCGGGCCCCCTCGACGAAGTGGACACCCGGACGTCCTCGGAGTGCCGATCCGGACGGTACCGGGAGAGACGTGCGCCACCCACCCTGGGAGGCGAGGACCTCCCCGGACCGGGGGAGGCGGGCACCCGCGAGGAGACAGCGATGACCGACCTGCTGACCGACCACGGCACCGTCGTCCAGGAGCGGCGGCTGGTCACCGAGATCCCCGGCCCCCGCTCCCGCGAGCTCGGCGCCCGCCGGTCGGCCGCGGTGACCTCGGCCGTGGGCAGCGTCCTGCCGGTCTACGTCGAGCGCGCCGCCGGCGGCGTGGTCGTCGACGTCGACGGCAACTCCTTCATCGACCTGGGCTCGGGGATCGCCGTCACCAGCGTCGGCCACGCCGCGCCCGAGGTCGTCGCCGCCGTCCAGGCGCAGGTCGCCGCCTTCACCCACACCTGTTTCATGGTCGGGCCCTACGAGGGCTACGTCGCCGTCGCCGAGGAGCTCGACCGGCTGACCCCCGGCGACCACGAGAAGCGCTCGGCGCTGTTCACCTCCGGCGCCGAGGCCGTGGAGAACGCGGTCAAGGTGGCGCGGGTGGCCACCGGCCGCTCCGCCGTCGTCGTGTTCGACCACGCCTACCACGGCCGCACCAACCTCACGATGGCCCTGACCGCGAAGAACATGCCCTACAAGCACGGCTTCGGGCCCTTCGCCGGTGAGGTCTACCGGGTGCCGATGTCCTATCCGTTCCGGGACGAGGCCGGGATGACCGGCGCGCAGGCCGCCGCGCGGGTCCTCGACCTCGTCGAGACGCAGATCGGCGCGTCGAACGTCGCCGCCGTCCTCATCGAGCCGATCCAGGGCGAGGGCGGCTTCGTCGTCCCGGCGCCGGGCTTCCTGCCGGCCCTGGCCGAGTGGTGCACGCGCTCGGGCGCGGTGTTCATCGCCGACGAGGTGCAGACCGGCTTCTGCCGCACCGGGGACTGGTTCGCCGCCGAGCACGAGGGCGTCGTCCCGGACCTGGTCGCCACCGCCAAGGGCATCGCCGGCGGGCTGCCGCTCGCCGGGCTGACCGGTCGCGCCGAGCTCATGGACGCCGTGCACACCGGCGGGCTCGGTGGCACCTACGGCGGCAACCCGGTGGCCTGCGCCGCCGCGCTGGCCAGCATCCGCACCATGCGGGAGCTGGACCTCAACGCCGCCGCCCGCGCGATCGAGGCCACCATGCTGCCGCGGCTGCGCGCGCTGCAGGAGCGCAGTGGCGTGGTCGGTGACGTCCGCGGCCGCGGCGGCATGCTGGCCGTGGAGCTGGTGCGCCCGGGGACTCGCGAGCCCGACCCGGCCCTGACCACCGCGATCTCCAAGGCCTGCCACGCCGAGGGCGTCATCACCCTGACCGCCGGCACGCACGGCAACGTGCTGCGCTTCCTGCCCCCGCTGGTCATCGGGCAGGACCTGCTGGCCGAGGCGCTCGACGTCCTCGACGCCGCCTTCGACGCGCACGCGGGGGCGTGAGCGCGCCGGCCGCTGCCCGCCGGCGTCGTGCCGGTCACCGCGTGGCGGCGGCCGGGCGCGCCGGCCCGTCGGCGCCGCCGGGTGAGCCTCCCCGCGAGGAGAGCGCCGGGCTCCCGGGTGGTCGTTACCATCCGGGAGCCCGGGGTCACCGGGCCGACACGACCGAGGCGGGAGGCAGGGTGAGCACCCGTCGGCAGGTGGTCCTCGACGACGTCTCGCGGGCGATCATCGAGCAGCTGCAGGAGGACGGCCGCCGTCCCTACGCCCGCATCGCCGCGGCGGTGGGACTGTCGGAGGCCGCGGTGCGGCAGCGCGTGCAGCGGCTGCTCGACGCCGGGGTCATGCAGATCGTCGCGGTCACCGACCCCCTGCAGGTCGGCTTCTCCCGGCAGGCGATGGTGACCGTCCGGACCGAGGGTGACCCCCGCTCCGTCGGCGACGCGATCGCCGCCCTGCCCGAGGTCATCTACGTGGTGGTCACCGCGGGCCCGGCCGACCTCCTGGTGGAGGTGGTCGCCGAGGACGACGACCAGCTGCTGGGCACCGTGGCCCGGATCCGCGCCGTCGAGGGCGTCACGTCCACCGAGACCCACCTGTACCTGGGGCTGCGCAAGCAGACCTACGCCTGGGGGACCCGCCGTCCCGAGCTCCCGCCCGCCGCCGGCATCTGACCCGGCCGGCAGCGGACCGGCACGTCGGTCCCCACGGCCCAGCGCGTCAGGCCCAGCAGCACGCCGAGGCCGGCGAGGAGCAGCAGCACCCCCGGCGCCCAGGTCCCCGCGTCCGGAGCCGTCGGCCCGTCGTGCGCGTGCCCCGCAGGTGCCAGCAGGGCATGGGCGAGCATCAGCGCCGCCACCCCGACGTGCCCGCCCACGCCGCCGCCGACGGGCGGCGCCACAGGTGCACGGCGCAGCCCAGGCAGGCGGCCGCGAGCGCCAGGGAGACGGTGGCGCCTCCGCCGGGGACGGCCGGTCCGAGCAGCGGCAGGTGCAGCAGCGCGGACACCGTCGCCACCCCCGCCGCGGTGGCGGCCAGCAGCTGCGGCCCGCCGGAGCGGCCCGCAGCTGCCGGTCGCCCGTGCATCAGGAGCAGTGCCCCGATCCCGACGACGGCACGTCGAGGGCCGGGTTGCGGTCGAAGAACCCGACCGGCTTCAGCTCGAAGGAGAAGACGTCGACCGGCATGACCGGCCAGTCCTCCGGGCGCGGCACGTGGTGGATGCCGAAGACGTGCCAGAGCACCAGGTCGGTGTCGACCAGCGGGCGGTCGGCCTCCTGCCACTGCGGGAGCCCCTCGTCGCGGCGGCTCTGGTTGCAGAACTCGCCGGAGGGCCAGCGCTCCTCCTCGTCGAACCGGCTCACCCACACCGGGTGGTCGATGACCTGCGCCCGCTGCCGGAACGGCGCGCTCGGGTCGGCCAGGGACGGGATCGCCGAGTTCGGGTACAGCTTGTAGCCCGGCGCCGTCCCCAGCCGGTTCGGCTTCGTCCGGTTGACCACCGTGAACGAGCGCTGGCTGGCGAAGTCGACGTCCAGGCGCCCCTGCGCCTCGCTCTCCACCGGGTGGCTGCGGGTCACCACGGCCAGGCCGTACGGGTTGTCCTCCGTGACCGGCAGCGCCTCGCTCTCGGTGACGACGACGGTGTTCTCCGGGCCGTCGACCTCCATGTCCAGCCGCGCCACGACGAAGTGCTGGTGGATCGGCGCGTAGGTCTGCTCGTCGACGACGGTGCCGTAAGGCGGCGGGCTGCCCGCGAACGCGCTGGTCACCATGATCCCGGTGGCGCGGACCTCGCACTGGACGGTGCCGTCCTGGTAAAAGCGCCAGTAGGTCAGGTACTCGTAGTTGGCCACCGTGGCGTGGAAGGAGACGACCATCCGCCGCGACCGGCGGACCTCGGCGCCGGCCTGCTCGTCGACGTGCTTCCACAGCACGCCGTCGTCCTCCTCGTGCAGGCAGATCGCGTTCTCGATCGTGTACGGCTCGCCGCGGGTGTCGTGCAGGACGGCGTCGACGTAGGTGATGTCGCCGAGGCAGTCGCAGCCGAGCGTCAGCGAGGTGGTCATGAAGCCCAGGCCCCACTCGCCGATGTCGAAGGCGGTGCGCCGGTGGTGGTCGGGGCTCGGGTCGCGGTAGGGGACGACCATCTCGGCGAACGACATCCGGTGCGCCACGGGCCGCCCGTCGTACTCGAGCCGGTGGATCACCAGTCCCTCGCGGTGGTTGAAGCCGAGCCGCATCGTCCACTTCTGCCAGCGCAGCTCGTGTCCGTCGAGGTCGAAGGAGACGCCGTCGGGCTGGGTGATCTCCAGGGCCCGGACGTCGGTGCGCTGCCGCAGGCCCGGCACCAGCGAGGGCAGGTACTCGCCCATGACCGCGGGCTGCGCCGGGGGTGGGGTGTCCTCGACCTGCAGCAGCTCCATCGTGTTCAGGTCGACGACGAAGTGCAGGCCCGCGACCGGGTTGGCGTAGGGGTTGCCGTTCGGGACGGACCGCCGCCAGACGTCGGTCCAGCCCACCCGGCGGTCCTGCAGCCCCTGGGGGATCAGCGAGTGGCCGTAGGCCCACGTGTCGATGAGCACCAGGTCGAGGTCGGTGATGCCGCGCTCGGCCAGCGCCGCGACGACGTCGGGGTGCTTGATGAGCACCTCGTGCGCCTCGTGCCACTCGTCGAGGGTCATGTTCGCCTGCTGCCCCGGCACCGCCTCCCAGGAGAGGACGGCGTCGTCGGTGAGCGACACGACCGCCTTGTAGGGGACGCCCTCGTCCCGGCTCCAGGCGGTGACCCGGGCCTCGCGGCGGATCGGGTCGCCGGGGCGGAACGCGCGGACGACGTCCTTGGCCGGCTCGCGCAGCTCGACGGAGGCGAACCGCCACCGCTCGTCGACCCCCCGGTCGCGGCGCAGGACCGCGGCGGCGGCGCGGAACTCGTCGGCGGTCAGCGGGTCGAGCGGGTGCGGGGTCCCGGCGCCGGCCGGGCGGCCGGTGCTGCCGGAGCTCCCGGCGCTGTGGCAGGACGGCGCGTGCTCGGTCATGACGGGTCCTCCGGGGCGGTGTCGGGGCGGTGGGCGAGCAGGGGGAGGGACGGGTCCCAGCGGGTGCCGTCCCGGGCGTCCCGGCGGCGCCGGGCGATCGCCGACAGCGCCTCCAGGACCACCCGGTTGGCCAGCGCCGCGGTGATGTCGGCGTGGTCGTAGGGCGGGCTGACCTCGACGACGTCGACCCCGACGACCGGCAGCTCCAGGCAGGTGCGGCGCACCGAGTCCAGCAGCTGCCGGGCGGTCAGCCCGCCGGGCTCGGGGGTGCCGGTGCCGGGGGCGTGCCCGGGGTCGCAGACGTCGATGTCGACGGAGAGGA from Geodermatophilus normandii includes these protein-coding regions:
- a CDS encoding helix-turn-helix domain-containing protein; this translates as MTVATLLGTASLELTLHTRSAPVDRAVSWVHVSELADPTPFLEGGELLLTTGLALTPGMAAEYVRRLAGAGVVGLGLGTGLTHAQVPPDLPAAADEHGLAVLEVPRQTPFIALSRTVSSALAAEEYAAVTRTSTVQRELTRAAVGPGAPGTVIDRLARHLGGWALLLDAAGTPLEAAPAGARSRAGALAGAVDRLRTARPPAGAALTQPGETVLLQSLGTGSRVRGLLAVGRPEPFSPGDRHVVNAAALLLTLRLEQSRALDSGTAALRAAILRLLLAGQTAAAVPVVEALGERLPAEPVLALAVLGSAEQRAAAVDVAADAASSAREPVLAAEVDDALVVLVSAGGPLVDRLADLPGRVPGAVVGTAPPVPWARLADGVRQARQAAAHGRASGRAVTAFADLAGQGLTALLDPAATGAFAEAALAPLVTADRAGPGDLVESLRVWLAAHGQWEPAAARLGVHRHTLRKRIRRAEELLGRDLDSPGVRAELWVALNATGD
- the gabT gene encoding 4-aminobutyrate--2-oxoglutarate transaminase, which translates into the protein MTDLLTDHGTVVQERRLVTEIPGPRSRELGARRSAAVTSAVGSVLPVYVERAAGGVVVDVDGNSFIDLGSGIAVTSVGHAAPEVVAAVQAQVAAFTHTCFMVGPYEGYVAVAEELDRLTPGDHEKRSALFTSGAEAVENAVKVARVATGRSAVVVFDHAYHGRTNLTMALTAKNMPYKHGFGPFAGEVYRVPMSYPFRDEAGMTGAQAAARVLDLVETQIGASNVAAVLIEPIQGEGGFVVPAPGFLPALAEWCTRSGAVFIADEVQTGFCRTGDWFAAEHEGVVPDLVATAKGIAGGLPLAGLTGRAELMDAVHTGGLGGTYGGNPVACAAALASIRTMRELDLNAAARAIEATMLPRLRALQERSGVVGDVRGRGGMLAVELVRPGTREPDPALTTAISKACHAEGVITLTAGTHGNVLRFLPPLVIGQDLLAEALDVLDAAFDAHAGA
- a CDS encoding Lrp/AsnC family transcriptional regulator, which codes for MSTRRQVVLDDVSRAIIEQLQEDGRRPYARIAAAVGLSEAAVRQRVQRLLDAGVMQIVAVTDPLQVGFSRQAMVTVRTEGDPRSVGDAIAALPEVIYVVVTAGPADLLVEVVAEDDDQLLGTVARIRAVEGVTSTETHLYLGLRKQTYAWGTRRPELPPAAGI
- a CDS encoding primary-amine oxidase, translating into MTEHAPSCHSAGSSGSTGRPAGAGTPHPLDPLTADEFRAAAAVLRRDRGVDERWRFASVELREPAKDVVRAFRPGDPIRREARVTAWSRDEGVPYKAVVSLTDDAVLSWEAVPGQQANMTLDEWHEAHEVLIKHPDVVAALAERGITDLDLVLIDTWAYGHSLIPQGLQDRRVGWTDVWRRSVPNGNPYANPVAGLHFVVDLNTMELLQVEDTPPPAQPAVMGEYLPSLVPGLRQRTDVRALEITQPDGVSFDLDGHELRWQKWTMRLGFNHREGLVIHRLEYDGRPVAHRMSFAEMVVPYRDPSPDHHRRTAFDIGEWGLGFMTTSLTLGCDCLGDITYVDAVLHDTRGEPYTIENAICLHEEDDGVLWKHVDEQAGAEVRRSRRMVVSFHATVANYEYLTYWRFYQDGTVQCEVRATGIMVTSAFAGSPPPYGTVVDEQTYAPIHQHFVVARLDMEVDGPENTVVVTESEALPVTEDNPYGLAVVTRSHPVESEAQGRLDVDFASQRSFTVVNRTKPNRLGTAPGYKLYPNSAIPSLADPSAPFRQRAQVIDHPVWVSRFDEEERWPSGEFCNQSRRDEGLPQWQEADRPLVDTDLVLWHVFGIHHVPRPEDWPVMPVDVFSFELKPVGFFDRNPALDVPSSGSGHCS